In the genome of Coturnix japonica isolate 7356 chromosome 19, Coturnix japonica 2.1, whole genome shotgun sequence, one region contains:
- the SRRM3 gene encoding serine/arginine repetitive matrix protein 3 isoform X1, producing the protein MALYNNGANVPSPQEASNGFSQPGASGTWHKAEEEVRLVEPSLVKKAHREILDHERKRRVELKCMELQEMMEEQGYSEEEIRQKVGTFRQMLMEKEGVLTREDQHGRQIVIENHHGLDGEEYTVQYPEYSEGCLLQCDCSAECYRDDSSHREYRMKRRSSSSTSPPPKKKKKKKSGHRRSRKKRKPGSERSCDSSSPIRKEKKKKTGKKHRRDRSESGSRKKRRHRSRSPKNKRKEKNKERKRSRSASPAWRSHRRSSCSSHSASLSSDYSNSKSPSRLSPKHREDGPKGNSARSSRSPSSSSPRRSSSPHQNGHKGSAQNGRHSHGPALEEPTDKRPASPSPSPRPRGRTDPPSPRTRGGRHGARSPSQERAKHGHRHRSHSTSPPRHRGQAPRLPAPTGLSPTGYSSDSEGSVCSHPLSPDRTHSAHAKKVKERHHRGRPNSSSESSAKHSRHGASERRKSPSHSTGHRSTSWSSSGSLSKSRSRSRDKRAARSRSRSPSQKKTASREKDNEPRTRHGDPDPARARRRSRSYSPIRKRRRDSPSFMEPRRITSARKRPIPYYRPSPSSSSSLSTYSYSRSRSRSYDTYSTSRSRTRSPPSRSRSPPSRSPSYNSRSSSESAGF; encoded by the exons ATGGCTCTGTACAACAACGGAGCCAACGTGCCCTCACCCCAAGAGGCCTCCAATGGCTTCTCGCAGCCCGGTGCCTCGGGCACgtggcacaaagcagaggaggaggtgAGGCTGGTGGAGCCCAGCCTGGTGAAGAAGGCTCACCGTGAGATCCTGGACCACGAGCGCAAGAGACGGGTGGAGCTGAagtgcatggagctgcaggagatgaTGGAAGAGCAAGG GTACTCAGAGGAGGAGATAAGGCAGAAAGTGGGGACCTTTCGGCAGATGTTGATGGAGAAGGAAGGCGTGCTCACCAGGGAGGACCAGCACGGGCGCCAAAT AGTGATAGAAAACCACCACGGGCTGGATGGGGAGGAGTACACAGTGCAGTACCCTGAGTACAGCgagggctgcctgctgcagtgtgACTGCTCAGCCGAGTGCTACCGCGACGACAGCAGCCACCGCGAGTACAG GATGAAAAGACGGTCGAGCAGCTCCACCTCCCCACCacccaagaagaaaaagaaaaagaaatcgGGTCACCGCCGGAGCCG CAAAAAGAGGAAACCTGGATCAGAGCGCAG ctgtgaCAGTTCTTCCCCGATCcgcaaggagaagaaaaagaagactggAAAGAAGCACAGACGTGACAG GTCTGAGTCGGGCTCTCGGAAGAAGAGAAGACACAG GTCCCGCAGCCccaaaaacaagaggaaagagaaaaacaaagagcgCAAGAG GTCCCGCAGTGCATCGCCAGCCTGGCGGTCGCACCGgcgcagcagctgcagctcacacagcGCTTCACTCTCCTCTGACTACAGCAACTCCAAATCCCCCAGCAG GCTAAGCCCCAAGCATCGTGAGGACGGCCCCAAGGGCAACAGCGCCCGCTCCAGTCGCAGCCCGTCCTCCTCCTCACCGCGCCGCTCGTCCTCACCGCACCAGAACGGGCACAAGGGCAGCGCCCAGAATGGCCGCCACAGCCATGGCCCTGCACTCGAGGAGCCAACGGAT AAG AGGCCGGCCTCACCATCCCCTTCTCCTCGGCCTCGCGGCAGGACAGATCCGCCGTCCCCTCGCACCCGGGGCGGCCGTCATGGTGCCCGCTCACCCTCGCAGGAGCGAGCCAAGCACGGCCACCGGCACCGCTCCCACTCCACCTCGCCGCCCCGACACCGAGGTCAGGCACCCCGACTGCCAGCACCAAcggggctcagccccactggCTACAGCAGCGACTCGGAGGGCTCGGTGTGCTCCCACCCGCTCAGCCCTGACAGGACTCACAGTGCCCACGCTAAGAA GGTGAAGGAGAGGCACCACCGGGGCCGTcccaacagcagctcagagTCATCAGCGAAGCACTCACGGCACGGAGCCTCGGAGCGGAGGAAGAGCCcctcacacagcacagggcaccGCAGCACCTCCTGGAGCTCCAGTGGGTCCCTCTCCAAGTCCCGATCCCGCTCGCGGGACAAGCGGGCAGCACGCAGCCGCAGCCGCTCTccatcacagaagaaaactgccaGCAG AGAGAAAGACAATGAGCCTCGAACACGCCACGGTGACCCAGACCCTGCTCGGGCCCGGCGCCGCTCCCGAAGCTACTCCCCAATCAGGAAAAGGAGACGTGACTCCCCCAGCTTCATGGAGCCCAGAAGGATCACCAG CGCTCGCAAGCGTCCCATCCCCTACTACCGCCCCAGCCCCTCGTCCTCCAGCTCGCTGAGCACCTACTCGTACAGCCGCAGCCGGAGCCGCAGCTACGACACCTACAGCACCAGCCGCAGCCGGACTCGCAGCCCCCCCAGCCGCTCACGCAGCCCCCCCAGCCGCAGCCCCAGCTACAACAGCCGCAGCAGCTCCGAGAGCGCCGGCTTCtga
- the SRRM3 gene encoding serine/arginine repetitive matrix protein 3 isoform X2 codes for MALYNNGANVPSPQEASNGFSQPGASGTWHKAEEEVRLVEPSLVKKAHREILDHERKRRVELKCMELQEMMEEQGYSEEEIRQKVGTFRQMLMEKEGVLTREDQHGRQIVIENHHGLDGEEYTVQYPEYSEGCLLQCDCSAECYRDDSSHREYRMKRRSSSSTSPPPKKKKKKKSGHRRSRKKRKPGSERSCDSSSPIRKEKKKKTGKKHRRDRSESGSRKKRRHRSRSPKNKRKEKNKERKRSRSASPAWRSHRRSSCSSHSASLSSDYSNSKSPSRLSPKHREDGPKGNSARSSRSPSSSSPRRSSSPHQNGHKGSAQNGRHSHGPALEEPTDRPASPSPSPRPRGRTDPPSPRTRGGRHGARSPSQERAKHGHRHRSHSTSPPRHRGQAPRLPAPTGLSPTGYSSDSEGSVCSHPLSPDRTHSAHAKKVKERHHRGRPNSSSESSAKHSRHGASERRKSPSHSTGHRSTSWSSSGSLSKSRSRSRDKRAARSRSRSPSQKKTASREKDNEPRTRHGDPDPARARRRSRSYSPIRKRRRDSPSFMEPRRITSARKRPIPYYRPSPSSSSSLSTYSYSRSRSRSYDTYSTSRSRTRSPPSRSRSPPSRSPSYNSRSSSESAGF; via the exons ATGGCTCTGTACAACAACGGAGCCAACGTGCCCTCACCCCAAGAGGCCTCCAATGGCTTCTCGCAGCCCGGTGCCTCGGGCACgtggcacaaagcagaggaggaggtgAGGCTGGTGGAGCCCAGCCTGGTGAAGAAGGCTCACCGTGAGATCCTGGACCACGAGCGCAAGAGACGGGTGGAGCTGAagtgcatggagctgcaggagatgaTGGAAGAGCAAGG GTACTCAGAGGAGGAGATAAGGCAGAAAGTGGGGACCTTTCGGCAGATGTTGATGGAGAAGGAAGGCGTGCTCACCAGGGAGGACCAGCACGGGCGCCAAAT AGTGATAGAAAACCACCACGGGCTGGATGGGGAGGAGTACACAGTGCAGTACCCTGAGTACAGCgagggctgcctgctgcagtgtgACTGCTCAGCCGAGTGCTACCGCGACGACAGCAGCCACCGCGAGTACAG GATGAAAAGACGGTCGAGCAGCTCCACCTCCCCACCacccaagaagaaaaagaaaaagaaatcgGGTCACCGCCGGAGCCG CAAAAAGAGGAAACCTGGATCAGAGCGCAG ctgtgaCAGTTCTTCCCCGATCcgcaaggagaagaaaaagaagactggAAAGAAGCACAGACGTGACAG GTCTGAGTCGGGCTCTCGGAAGAAGAGAAGACACAG GTCCCGCAGCCccaaaaacaagaggaaagagaaaaacaaagagcgCAAGAG GTCCCGCAGTGCATCGCCAGCCTGGCGGTCGCACCGgcgcagcagctgcagctcacacagcGCTTCACTCTCCTCTGACTACAGCAACTCCAAATCCCCCAGCAG GCTAAGCCCCAAGCATCGTGAGGACGGCCCCAAGGGCAACAGCGCCCGCTCCAGTCGCAGCCCGTCCTCCTCCTCACCGCGCCGCTCGTCCTCACCGCACCAGAACGGGCACAAGGGCAGCGCCCAGAATGGCCGCCACAGCCATGGCCCTGCACTCGAGGAGCCAACGGAT AGGCCGGCCTCACCATCCCCTTCTCCTCGGCCTCGCGGCAGGACAGATCCGCCGTCCCCTCGCACCCGGGGCGGCCGTCATGGTGCCCGCTCACCCTCGCAGGAGCGAGCCAAGCACGGCCACCGGCACCGCTCCCACTCCACCTCGCCGCCCCGACACCGAGGTCAGGCACCCCGACTGCCAGCACCAAcggggctcagccccactggCTACAGCAGCGACTCGGAGGGCTCGGTGTGCTCCCACCCGCTCAGCCCTGACAGGACTCACAGTGCCCACGCTAAGAA GGTGAAGGAGAGGCACCACCGGGGCCGTcccaacagcagctcagagTCATCAGCGAAGCACTCACGGCACGGAGCCTCGGAGCGGAGGAAGAGCCcctcacacagcacagggcaccGCAGCACCTCCTGGAGCTCCAGTGGGTCCCTCTCCAAGTCCCGATCCCGCTCGCGGGACAAGCGGGCAGCACGCAGCCGCAGCCGCTCTccatcacagaagaaaactgccaGCAG AGAGAAAGACAATGAGCCTCGAACACGCCACGGTGACCCAGACCCTGCTCGGGCCCGGCGCCGCTCCCGAAGCTACTCCCCAATCAGGAAAAGGAGACGTGACTCCCCCAGCTTCATGGAGCCCAGAAGGATCACCAG CGCTCGCAAGCGTCCCATCCCCTACTACCGCCCCAGCCCCTCGTCCTCCAGCTCGCTGAGCACCTACTCGTACAGCCGCAGCCGGAGCCGCAGCTACGACACCTACAGCACCAGCCGCAGCCGGACTCGCAGCCCCCCCAGCCGCTCACGCAGCCCCCCCAGCCGCAGCCCCAGCTACAACAGCCGCAGCAGCTCCGAGAGCGCCGGCTTCtga